A single window of Bufo bufo chromosome 10, aBufBuf1.1, whole genome shotgun sequence DNA harbors:
- the LOC120980043 gene encoding uncharacterized protein LOC120980043, with product MWNRYIDDVLMIWQGTTGELDSFMTNLNQNQLNIHLTYKSGRRDMDFLDVLLQVDHHGFIYTDLHRKPTSVNSLLHAGSAHPRRLIEGIPTGQFLRLRRICSNDDLFEKRAQELTNRFRERGYTESSLKKGYFRAKRSGREDLLQQRPKTKKSQNNMVRFITTYNSGHNAVLQSLNTHWNILCMDPILKQHLLPRPSLTFRRDRNIRDVLVHSHHQAATPSRIFGSKGPKLGCRPCGNCVACVNILTTTSFTDSAGQKIYQITHTITCSTTGVVYVASCPCGLLYVGLTSRELRRRTREHVLGIQSAATEEDDTALKTIPRHFKTYHASDSSLLQRDF from the exons ATGTGGAATCGCTACATCGATGATGTTCTCATGATTTGGCAGGGTACGACTGGAGAACTGGACTCCTTCATGACTAACCTGAATCAGAACCAGCTCAATATCCATCTTACTTATAAATCCGGTCGAAGAGATATGGACTTTCTGGACGTTCTTCTACAGGTAGATCATCATGGCTTCATTTACACCGACCTGCACCGTAAACCCACTTCAGTGAATAGTCTGTTACACGCCGGCTCTGCACATCCACGGAGACTGATTGAAGGGATCCCTACGGGCCAATTTCTGCGACTAAGACGCATATGCTCAAATGACGATCTGTTTGAAAAGCGCGCCCAGGAGTTGACCAATAGATTTAGAGAGAGAGGCTATACTGAATCCTCTCTGAAGaaaggctattttagagccaaacGATCTGGGAGGGAGGACCTTTTACAACAACGTCCGAAGACAAAGAAATCTCAGAACAACATGGTACGCTTTATCACTACCTACAATTCAGGCCATAATGCAGTACTGCAATCATTAAACACACATTGGAATATCTTGTgtatggaccccattttgaaacaACACTTACTTCCGAGGCCATCCTTAACTTTTCGACGTGACAGGAATATACGGGATGTTCTAGTCCACAGCCACCATCAGGCTGCCACCCCCTCACGTATTTTTGGATCCAAAGGTCCCAAATTGGGTTGTCGCCCCTGCGGTAATTGTGTGGCATGTGTCAACATCCTTACTACCACCTCCTTTACTGATTCCGCTGGACAGAAGATCTATCAAATTACACATACCATCACCTGCAGCACCACCGGGGTGGTCTACGTTGCCAGTTGCCCCTGCGGGCTTCTATATGTTGGTCTCACATCACGAGAACTGAGGCGTCGTACGAGAGAACATGTGCTGGGGATACAGTCAGCTGCGACTGAGGAAGATGACACCGCCCTAAAGACCATCCCTCGCCATTTCAAGACATACCATGCCAGTGATAGCTCTTTGCTCCAG AGGGATTTTTAA